A portion of the Gigantopelta aegis isolate Gae_Host chromosome 10, Gae_host_genome, whole genome shotgun sequence genome contains these proteins:
- the LOC121384742 gene encoding uncharacterized protein LOC121384742 isoform X2, whose amino-acid sequence MWLYARKIRRSWKTMKRNPVLCGVLTACIVLFCISVHQSLGPEPVHFEKCRMASDSPWLVENTTNLGMNISELTECDVSMTVVTAFFDIGTFQKGPHGNFSFSLYHDWAASFQYLRNPLVVYTDSVPFRNRIAHLRYQLKESTKIIFIKTKSLWSWNMIDEMKELFSKPWYPKYHPNTVIPEYAAAQHAKYAVVSDAITRNFFQTEFYSWVDVGYFRDLSNKKPFVLVPPRGFRRNRVGANVVGHKPARDPNIKDIFYKNLFWVGGGMFFGVADVLLNFTRQYETAVRMLMNMKLAGTDQQVLYSMFSKEGRRLLKPKIELHLFYPKDEMNGHTNDWFYLGYYCLREVHFVPSAKLLQSQWDLSENTTES is encoded by the exons ATGTGGTTGTACGCGAGGAAAATCCGACG ATCATGGAAGACGATGAAAAGAAACCCTGTGTTATGCGGTGTTCTCACTGCTTGTATTGTCTTGTTTTGTATAAGTGTTCACCAG AGTTTGGGACCAGAACCAGTTCATTTTGAAAAATGCAGAATGGCTTCCGATTCCCCCTGGTTGGTCGAAAACACAACCAACCTTGGTATGAACATCTCCGAACTGACCGAGTGTGACGTGTCTATGACTGTGGTTACTGCCTTCTTTGACATCGGCACTTTTCAAAAAGGGCCTCATGGAAATTTCTCATTTTCGTTATACCATGACTGGGCAGCCTCGTTTCAGTATCTTCGCAATCCATTGGTCGTTTACACGGACTCCGTGCCATTTCGGAATCGCATTGCACATCTGCGATACCAGTTGAAGGAATCGacgaaaattatttttattaaaacaaaatcactatGGTCCTGGAATATGATTGACGAAATGAAGGAACTGTTTTCCAAACCATGGTATCCGAAATACCACCCGAACACAGTGATTCCAGAGTACGCCGCAGCGCAGCACGCTAAGTACGCGGTCGTATCCGACGCAATAACACGGAACTTTTTTCAGACCGAGTTTTACTCATGGGTCGACGTCGGATACTTCCGCGATCTATCTAACAAGAAACCGTTCGTTTTAGTTCCTCCTCGTGGGTTTAGGAGGAATCGCGTAGGAGCTAACGTCGTTGGTCACAAGCCAGCGAGAGATCCTAATATAAAAGACATATTCTATAAAAATTTGTTCTGGGTCGGAGGAGGCATGTTCTTTGGTGTAGCAGACGTTTTGCTTAATTTTACCCGCCAATACGAGACCGCTGTGCGCATGCTTATGAACATGAAGCTGGCGGGTACGGACCAGCAGGTACTGTACTCGATGTTTTCCAAGGAGGGAAGACGACTTCTTAAACCAAAAATAGAACTGCATCTTTTCTACCCTAAAGACGAAATGAATGGACACACTAATGATTGGTTTTATTTAGGGTATTACTGTTTGAGGGAAGTGCACTTTGTCCCGTCTGCCAAATTGCTGCAGTCTCAATGGGACCTGTCTGAAAATACTACAGAGTCATAA
- the LOC121383432 gene encoding uncharacterized protein LOC121383432 codes for MNLHIFICACAVYLLSVSHHASAKCEENCTIQCPSSLRNRRFTPECVRECSYVCSGGVVLQIPYHVQRHRRVADDTKVLLPFPFAVEFYDEDGDEQISFSEFVSTVKCNNTDSSAREAFTLADTNNDDLVSREELSQAPFEMCLRGGGRRHGGHRGRG; via the exons ATGAATCTTCATATTTTCATCTGCGCATGCGCTGTATATCTTCTGTCGGTATCTCACCATGCTTCTGCCAAGTGTGAAGAAAACTGTACAATCCAATGTCCCTCGTCTTTGAGGAACAGACGTTTCACGCCAGAGTGTGTCAGAGAATGTTCATACGTCTGCTCGGGAGGAGTGGTTCTACAAATACCCTACCACGTACAGCGTCACAGACGAGTAGCAGACGACACTAAAGTATTG TTGCCGTTTCCATTTGCCGTTGAATTCTACGATGAAGACGGGGATGAACAGATCTCATTTTCTGAGTTTGTGTCCACGGTGAAGTGTAACAACACGGACTCTTCAGCGAGAGAGGCGTTTACGTTGGCTGACACTAACA atgACGACTTGGTAAGCAGAGAGGAACTTAGTCAAGCTCCCTTTGAGATGTGTTTGAGGGGTGGTGGCAGAAGACATGGTGGACATCGTGGGCGTGGTTAA
- the LOC121384742 gene encoding uncharacterized protein LOC121384742 isoform X1 yields MMSQNAIFYLTVMCICQSSWKTMKRNPVLCGVLTACIVLFCISVHQSLGPEPVHFEKCRMASDSPWLVENTTNLGMNISELTECDVSMTVVTAFFDIGTFQKGPHGNFSFSLYHDWAASFQYLRNPLVVYTDSVPFRNRIAHLRYQLKESTKIIFIKTKSLWSWNMIDEMKELFSKPWYPKYHPNTVIPEYAAAQHAKYAVVSDAITRNFFQTEFYSWVDVGYFRDLSNKKPFVLVPPRGFRRNRVGANVVGHKPARDPNIKDIFYKNLFWVGGGMFFGVADVLLNFTRQYETAVRMLMNMKLAGTDQQVLYSMFSKEGRRLLKPKIELHLFYPKDEMNGHTNDWFYLGYYCLREVHFVPSAKLLQSQWDLSENTTES; encoded by the exons ATGATGTCACAAAACgccatattttatttgacagtaATGTGTATTTGCCAATC ATCATGGAAGACGATGAAAAGAAACCCTGTGTTATGCGGTGTTCTCACTGCTTGTATTGTCTTGTTTTGTATAAGTGTTCACCAG AGTTTGGGACCAGAACCAGTTCATTTTGAAAAATGCAGAATGGCTTCCGATTCCCCCTGGTTGGTCGAAAACACAACCAACCTTGGTATGAACATCTCCGAACTGACCGAGTGTGACGTGTCTATGACTGTGGTTACTGCCTTCTTTGACATCGGCACTTTTCAAAAAGGGCCTCATGGAAATTTCTCATTTTCGTTATACCATGACTGGGCAGCCTCGTTTCAGTATCTTCGCAATCCATTGGTCGTTTACACGGACTCCGTGCCATTTCGGAATCGCATTGCACATCTGCGATACCAGTTGAAGGAATCGacgaaaattatttttattaaaacaaaatcactatGGTCCTGGAATATGATTGACGAAATGAAGGAACTGTTTTCCAAACCATGGTATCCGAAATACCACCCGAACACAGTGATTCCAGAGTACGCCGCAGCGCAGCACGCTAAGTACGCGGTCGTATCCGACGCAATAACACGGAACTTTTTTCAGACCGAGTTTTACTCATGGGTCGACGTCGGATACTTCCGCGATCTATCTAACAAGAAACCGTTCGTTTTAGTTCCTCCTCGTGGGTTTAGGAGGAATCGCGTAGGAGCTAACGTCGTTGGTCACAAGCCAGCGAGAGATCCTAATATAAAAGACATATTCTATAAAAATTTGTTCTGGGTCGGAGGAGGCATGTTCTTTGGTGTAGCAGACGTTTTGCTTAATTTTACCCGCCAATACGAGACCGCTGTGCGCATGCTTATGAACATGAAGCTGGCGGGTACGGACCAGCAGGTACTGTACTCGATGTTTTCCAAGGAGGGAAGACGACTTCTTAAACCAAAAATAGAACTGCATCTTTTCTACCCTAAAGACGAAATGAATGGACACACTAATGATTGGTTTTATTTAGGGTATTACTGTTTGAGGGAAGTGCACTTTGTCCCGTCTGCCAAATTGCTGCAGTCTCAATGGGACCTGTCTGAAAATACTACAGAGTCATAA